In the Deltaproteobacteria bacterium genome, CAGATGGAGTCTTCTCCGCCTCGCGGCCGCTGTTTTCGTCGCGGGTGTGGCCGCCTGTGACAGCAAGCCCCCGCCAGAGCAACCGAAACAATCGACGGGGATTTCCCCGAGGGTCATGGCCGACGCGCTGTTCGCGGTTTTGTCGTCGGACCGTACCGTCTATGCGAACGAGGTGGTCTATCGCCTGCAGGACGTGGATGAGGTGCTCAAGGCCAGCGAGCACTGGGAGCGGGACAAGGTGTTGCCGTTGCCGGCTCAGATGTTCAAAATGGGAGCGGGACTGGCGGCCAAGACGACCGATGCGTTCGACTACGCGTTGTTGTCCAAGTGGCCCATCAACAAGAACAGCAAGCCGAGAACCGAGGTCGAACGCACCGGGCTGGACCGTGTCGCCGAGAATGCGTCAAGGCCCTTTTATGGCGGAGAGACCCGCGACGGTCGGGAGTATCTCATCGCGGTGTATGCCGACGTCGCCGTATCGCCCTCGTGCGTGACGTGCCACAACGCCCACAAGAACAGCCCGCGGACGGACTTCAAGCTCGGCGACGTCATGGGCGGCATCGTGGTCCGTATCCCGCTGCCCTGAATTCCACGCCGGCCGAAGGCGCTTCGAGAGCAGCGCGGGCGCGCCATTTTCCTCTGCTCGAAACCGCCGCCGCCAATCTCGACCGGGAACGGGAACGGCCGTCAGCCTTGCGCCGCGCGGGCCTTCTCGGCTTCGATGACGACGTCGGTGAGGTATTCTTCCTGCTCCACGATGGTGTAGAAGGCGAGCGAGCCGTCGTCCTTCACGGGCCGGCCGCCGAAGAAGTGGAAGGCGTGGCCGTCCCAGTCGTAGAACTCGTCGCCGCGCTCGAAGATGGCCTTCCAGCGGTAGCCCACCGGACTGCGGTGCAGGCCGGTGCGCGCGGGCAGCGCGTCCTCCTGCTCCAGGGTGAGGGTGTCGTCCTCCTTGGCCATGGCTTCTTCGGGCAGGGTCTCCCACATGCGCCGGTAGTTGGGCATGAACTCGTCGGCCCGCACGGTCAGCGCCGTATGCATGTCCCACCACGGTCCGTGTCCGGCCACGCGCTCGTCCACCTGGTCCGCGAGCTTGTAGATGAGCCGGCCGCCCGCTTGCAGCCGCAGCACCAGGTTGCCCTCGGCCACGTTGGGGTTCACTTCCGGTTCCAGGGCGCAATACTTGCCGAAGAAGTCGGCGGTGCGGCCCAGGTCCCGGGAACCGTACACGGCGTGGCTGATGCGCCCGACGCCCTCGGTGGTGCAGATCTCCATGGCGCCCTCGGGCATGTGCTCCGGCGCCCAGAACTCGAACTGGTTGCCGTCGGGATCGGCGAAGTAGATCACCGTGCCCTCGTCGCCGCCGTCCGCCGTCCGTACCGGGTCGGTATGGGGGATGTCGTGGCGGTCGAGCCGTTTGAGATGCCGGTCGACGTCCTCGGCGCGGATGTAGAAGCCGCACCGCGGCAACTCCTCGCCCAGGGGCTTGGTCTCCGGGTAGACCTCGGGCTGGAGGAACGCGCCGATGCGGCACGACTCGCCTTCCCACCACAGGAAGCACATGATCGGCACATCCTTCTGTCGCGCCTTGGTGGTGATGCCGTTGATGGGCCGGCGGGTGATGCCGGTGGCGTTCACCGCCCAGTCCACCCAGTTCACCATGTCGTTGGTGCCGACGATGAAGTGATCGATCCAATGCACGACGCCGCGCGGTTCCTGTGTGGTCATTGCTTGCCTCCCTTCGGCTGCCAGCCCGAGTGTTCCTCGGCTTGCGGGCCATGAGACGCCGATACCAAAGCGGGTTACCGGTGTCAACGGCGCACGGGCCTTGTCCCGGTTCATTCGTCGAGGGACTTCATGTAGTCGATGACGTTACGCCGGTCCTTTTCCTTGAAGTACTTCATCGTCATGCGCGACTTGACCTTGGGGTCCTTGAGAAAGCCCCGGAGAAACTTCTTGGGGTTCCTGAGGTACTGGGACAGGGTCTCGTCGCTCCAGACCAGGCCTTCCTTGCCCGCGCGCACGTAGGCAGCCGAGTATCGGAATCCTTCGGCCGTTCCCGCGGGCCGGCCCAGGACTTTGTGGAGCGTGGGTCCGGTCTTGTGTTTGCCCGCCACGTCGGTATGGCACACGAGACACCGCTTGAAGACCTTCTTGCCGGCCGCCAGGTCCGGCTCGGCCAAGGCCGTGTTCGCACCCAAAGCCGCCCATGTCATAAGTGCCGACAACAGGAGAATGCCTGGTGCCATCGTGAAGCCTCCCGTGCTCATGGTGTATGGGTTGCCGGCCACCGGTCGGTGTGGCCCTTCCTCCTACAATTTAGGTACTGCCGGCGGGAATTGAAAGAGAACGACGGACCCGCGGGAGCGTCTTCCTTGTTGTTTCGGTGCCGCTGCCGGTGGTAGGATGATGTTGTCGGATACCTGCCCTGGTGCCGGTTTCGAGGCGCCCGGCACGGTTGGCTCGACTCGGTTGAAGAAGGTCTCTTGCAACAGGGGGCTCGGCAGGTGGTGCTTACGAGAATGACCTTCGCGTTGGTCCTGGCGACCTTGCTGTGTTCGGCCGCCGTGGTGAACGCGGCCGCCGAGGGCGGAAAGGACGTCGCGGCGGCCCGGGGCGAACTGGGCAAGCGGCTGTTCTACGACGAGCGGCTGTCCGGCGACGTCAATTTCGCCTGCGCGACCTGCCACCAACCGGACAAGGCGTTCAGCGACGGCAAGCCCCTGTCCGCCGCCTACACGGGCGCCGCCCACTTCCGCAACACTCCCACCCTCGCCAATGTCGGCGGCCGCGCCGCGTGGATGCACGACGGCCGCCTGGGCACGAACCTCAACGACGTCATTCGCGAGATGATCACCGAGACCTACCTCATGAACATGGACATGAGGCTCATGCAGGAACGTCTCAAGCAGGATCCGGTCTATGTGAAGATGTTCCGCGCCGCCGGGCTGGGCGAGCCGTCCAACGGCGGCGCGCGCAGGGCCCTGGCCGTGTTCCTGGGCACTCTCGTCTCGCACGGCGCGCCGGTGGACACGGGTACGCTCTCGGCGGCTGCCCGGCGGGGACAGGCGCTGTTCCAGGGCCGGGCGGGCTGCGCCGCGTGTCACTCGGGGGCACGATACACCGACGACAAGCCGCACAACACGGGCGTCCCGGACAATCCGGAGATATGGGCCGATCCGCGACGGCACTCGGCCTTCGTGACCTACGCCAAGTTCATGGGGATCGAGAACTACATGAGCCTGCGCGAGGATCCCGGCGCGTACGTGCGCACGCACCGGCCGGAGGACCGCCGCGGCTTCCTCACCCCGACCCTGCGCGAGCTTGAGTGGACGGCCCCCTACATGCACAACGGCGTGTTCCAGTCGCTGGAGGAGGTCGTGGACTTCTACGACGCGGGCGGCGGCGACGACCCGCTCAAGGACCGGCGGCTCAAGCCCCTGGGGCTGACGGCGGACGAGAAGGCCGATCTTGTGGCTTTTCTCCGGGCGCTGAGCGGCCGGACGTTCAATACCGACGAATTCGTCTGGCGCGTGGACGACTACGATTACGAGCCGGTTCGAGACTGGCGCAAGGCACCCAACTAGTGTTGCGTCTCAAGCGCAACACTAGATGCGGCGCCGCGGATGGTCATGCCGGCGAACCGTCCCGGACATTGGGGGAGACGGCGGTGAACGTGATTCTCGTGATCCTGATGGCGGCGATGCTGGCCGTAGCGGCGCCGGCGGGCGCCGTGCGGCCGCCCGGGTTGGAGCCCCTGGGTCCGCCGCCGGTCCCGGCGGACAACCCGATGTCGGCGGAGAAGGTCGAGCTTGGCAAGCTGCTGTTCTTCGATCCCATCCTCTCGGGCAACTACGCCATGCCGTGCGCCGTCTGCCACTTCCCCGAGGCGGGCTGGTCGGTGCCGGAAGCCGTGAGCACGGGCTATCCCGGCACCATACACTGGCGCAACAGCCAGACCATCATCAACGCGGCCTACTACGGCAAGCTCTTCTGGGCCGGGTCCTCCAAATCGCTGGAGTCCCAGGCGCGCTCCGCCGCCAGGGGCGCGGTGGCGGGGAACGGCGAGGACGACATGATGGAGGCGCGGCTCGCCTTCGTGCCCGAGTACCGCCGCCGCTTCAAGGAAGTCTTCGGCGACGACTGGCCCAACATCCGCCACGCGTACATGGCCATCGCCGCGTTCCAGCGTACGCTGGTCCAGACGGCCACGCCCTTCGACCGCTACATGCGCGGCGACGATGCCGCGTTGAACGCGCCGCAAAAGCGGGGCCTCGCGCTGTTCGCCGGCAAGGCCAACTGCATCGCCTGTCACCACGGGTCGCTGCTGACGGACGAGAAGTACCACAACGTGGGCGTACCCCCCTACAAAGGCTGGGAAGACGACGCGGTGGCGCAGATCACCTTCCGCTTCGAGCTCTACGCCAAGGGCGTCACCGAGGCCATGTACCGCAAGACCAAGGACGACCCGGGTCTCTATTTCCGGACCAAGGAGAAGAAGCACCTGGGCAAGTTCCGCACCCCGAGCCTTCGCTACACCCGGTACACGGCTCCCTACATGCACAACGGCATGCTGGAGACGCTGCGCGACGTGGTCGAGTTCTACAACGGAGGTGGCGGCGAGAACGAGTTCGCCGCCACCAAGAGTCCGTTGATCCGACCCCTGGGCCTCACCGACGCGGAGAAAGACGATCTGGTGGCCTTCCTGGAGAGCCTTTCGGGCGAGGAGATCCTGATGGAGACACCGGACATCCCGGTGATGGAGCCGCTCCCGCCGCCGGGCGGGACGGGCTCATAATGTGCGGAAGGTGAAGTCGCGCCGATCCCGGAGGTCAGCACCATGACGATATCCTGCCGAAAACCCGCCGAAACCTCGGGCGACCCGGAGAGACACGACTCCACGCCCTGCCTCGTGAGCCGGCGCAGCTTTCTCCTGTGGAGCGGTATCACCACCGCGGTGATCATGGTCGGTATCCCCGGGCGTCCCGAGGCGCAAACGCCGGCGGTGGTGTCCACCTATCCGCGAAAGCTCATCGGCAAGCTGTCGTCCCTGGAGCTGGATGAGCCTGTCGATTTCGAGTATCCGGACGAGGGTGACTACGCGGAGTCGATCCTGGTGAAGCTGGGCACCCCGGCGGGCGGCGGCATCGGCCCCCGCCGCGACGTGGTGGCGTTCAACTACACCTGCACCCACCAGGGCGGCCCGCTCCAGGGGACGTATCGGGGCGGAGACAAGGCATTGGGGCCGTGCCCGCTGCACCTCACCACCTTCGACCTGACGCGCCACGGCATCTTCATTTCGGGCCAGGCATATCAATCGCTGCCACAGGTGCTGCTGGAGCTCGATGGCGACGACATCTACGCGGTCGGCATGTTCGGCCTGATCTACGGCCGGTCCGACAATCTCCAGTCGTGAGGATTCGCTGTCATGGCTACGCCGTATCACATTCCTGAACAGAACGTGCCGCTGCCGCCGCCGGACGCCGAAGTCATCTCCACGGCGTGCGACTACTGCGTGGTGGCGTGCGGTTACAAGGTGTACCGCTGGCCCGTGCGGCGCGGGAAGAACGGCGGCCCGGGGGCCGATGACAACGCCTTCGGCCTGGATTTCCCGGTGGAGCCCCTGGGCCCCTGGGTGGTTGCGGACCAGCACAACATCGTCCTGCACGAAGGCCGGCCGCACCATGTCGTCATCGTCCCGGACAAGGACACGGACTTCGTCAATTACCAGGGCGACTCCTCGGTGCGGGGCGGCCTGATCGCGCAGAAGGTCTACAACCCTGACAAGCCCACCCGCGACCGGCTCCGGTCTCCCCTGGTGCGGATCTTCGGGGTGCTGATGCCGGTGACATGGGACTTCGCCCTCGACGTCGCGGCGCAGGTGGGCAACTACGTCCTGGCGAAGCACGGCACCAACGCCTACGCCGTGAAGACGTTCTCCTACGGCTATCTCGAGAACACCTACGCCATCACCAAGTACGCCCTGCGGAACGTGCGCACGGCGAACTTCACGTTCCACGACACGCCGTCCGACGTCACGTCCACGCCGGGCTTTCGCGATGCGGGGTTCGACAACTTCGGGCCGTCCTACGAGGACTGGCGCGACGCCGAGGTGCTGTTGATGTGCGGCACGGACCCCTACGAGACCAAGACCATCCTCTTCACCGACTGGATCATGCCCGGCATCCAGAACGGGCAAAAGGCCATCTTCATGCTGCCGCGCCGCACCGCCGGCGTCGCCTATGCGGAAAGCCAGGGCGGCCTGTACATCGACATCCAGCCGGGCACCGACCTGCCGGTGCTGATGGCCATCGCGCGGGTGATCGTCGAGAACGGGTGGGAGGACCGGGAGTGGATCCGCGATTGGGTCAACTCCAAGTGGGAGAGCTCGTCCGGTTTCGGACAGGGCACGCGCAACACGCCGTGGCAGTGGCGCACGACCTGGGGCATGTTCCAGACCGACGGGTTCGAGGACTGGAAGAAGTGGCTGCTGGCCCAGGACTACGCGGTGCCGGAAAAGGCCGCCGCCATCGCCGACATCGACGTCCGGAAGATCTATACCGCCGCCGAGTGGATGGCGAAGCCGCGTGCCGATGGCTCCCGGCCCAAGACCTCGATCATGATCGAGAAGGGCTGTTACTGGTCCAACAACACCGGCAACACCAACGCCATCGCCTCCCTGGGCATCGTCTGCGGCGCCGGGGGACGGCCCGGCCAGGTCGTCGGCCGAGCCGGCGGACACCAGCGCGGCGGCCTGCGGGGCGGCAGCTACCCGCGCAACAAGAGCCCGGAGAAGCTGCCGGGCCGGCGCAGGAGAGCGCTGGATACCGACCGCTACCTGATGTCCGGACACACGCGCCTCGCTCACGTCATCGGCAACACCTGGGTCCAGGGCATGTGCGGCACCCAGTCCCTGCAGGAGAAGTTCGACGAGTTGACGACGCGCAACCCGCACCAGGTGCGGAGCTTCGACCGCGAGGAGGTCGTTGAAACGCTGAAGCGGCGGGTGGACTCCGGGGGCATGGCGGTGTGGGACCAGGATATCTACCTGGTGGATCCCATCGGCGCACGCTACGCCGACATCGTGTTTCCGGCCGCCGGCTGGGGCGAGGAGACCTTCACCCGGGCCAACGGCGAGCGTCGCATCCGCCTCTACCCCAAGTTCTACGACGCCCCCGGCGAGGCCCGGCCGGACTGGTGGATCATCGCGCAACTGGCGCGGAAGATGGGCTTCGAGGGCTTCGACTGGGAGGATTCCAACCAGGTGCTGGAAGAGGGTGCGCGTTTCTCACGGGGCTCGCGCAAGGATTTCTTCGCGGTCAAGGTGGCCGCCCAACGCGAGGGCAAGACCCTTCACGACAAGCTCCGTGAGTTCGGCAACAACGGCATCCAGGGTCCGGTTCTCATGCGCGCCGACGGCACCCTGGAGGAGACCAAGCGCCTCCATGACGTAAACCGGGTGCTGCCGGACGACGGTCCGGCCGGCGCCACGGTCTTCAACAAGAAGCTGACGCACTTCAACACCCAGACCGGGAAACTGAACCTGCAGAAGGCGCCGTGGGAACTCTTCTCCGGCTACTGGGAGTGGATGAAGCCGCGGGAAGGGGAGATCTGGATCACCTCCGGGCGCATCAACGAGCGCTGGCAGTCGGGTTATGACGACCGGCGGCGCCCCTACATCGAGCAGCGCTGGCCCGAGAACTGGATCGAGCTGCACCCCGACGACGCTCGCGCGCGGGGGTTGGAGAGCGGCGACTACGCGACGGTCTATTCCGACCGCATCCCGGTGCAGAAGGAAACGATCCTCGGCGTCGAGGCGGATGATTTCGATTTCACCGCGCTGCTCCGTAACGGCTACATCGAGCTGACCCGCGGCGCCATCACCGCGGTGGTGATCGTGACTCCGGCCATCAAGAAGGGCGTCGGCTTCATGGATTTCCTGCAGACCAGCCAGCCCGCCAACGCCCTCTCGGGCCGCGTGGTGGACTGGGTCAGCGGCAACTACAACTACAAGATGGGGGTGGGACGGCTGAGGCGCCTGGGCGAGAGCCCCTACAAGCGCCAGTTCCGCAGCATGTCGTTCGCCCGCCGCGACATGATCTAGGGTGGTGTCTCACAAATCGGTTTGCAAAGATGCGCGGCGAACCGGCAATTATCGTGTCGCGCCGGCTTCCTTCAGCCGATCCGCAATGGCGGTGTGCCCTTGGCGCGTTGCCGCTTTCAGCGCGGTCAGTCCCGCCGTCCGCGGATTCCGGCCACCTCTCCGCCTCTCCCCGGGGATCATGTGATTCACGTCCGCGCCGGCTTCGATCAAAGCGTCCACAAGATCCGCTTTTCCGAGAAAGGAGGCCAGCATCAGGGGAGACGCACCTGACAGCGACGCATCTGAACCGGCCAAGGCGTCCGGAAGGGTCCGGTTGACGTCCGCTCCCGTTTCGATCAGCACGCGGGCGATCCGGTATTCGTTTCTGCCGAGCGCCAGTAGCAGCGGCGTTGCGCCCGCCAGCGAATACTTCCTGTGCACCTCGGGACCCGGCAGAGTCAGATTGGGGTCGGCTCCCGCGCCCAGCAGCAGCCGCACGATCCGCTCGTCCCCTTTTTGGATCGCCAGCAGAAGCGCGGAAGCGCCGTCCGCGCTGTCTCCGGGAGCGTGAAATACGCCATTGACGTCACCGCCCGCCCGGATGGCGACGTCCACCGCGTCTCCGAAACCCATCGCGGCCGCGATGACCAGGGCGGTCGCCCGCTGCGTCCCGAACGCCAACACCGTATCGACGTCCGCGCCCGCCTCGATGGCGCGAGAGAGCGCATCCGCCTTCCCCTTTTCCGCTGCCCCCCGGAAGTACAGCAGCCGCTCCTCCGCATCCTTCAAGTCGGCGTCCAGGCGCACCACCGCCAGTTCGGCGCTGCGCGTCTTGTCCCCGGCCCCGCCCGCGACCCGCACCGTGACCTTGCTCTTCCCTACGGGCAAGTCTTTCAAGGAGGTGAGCACATCGGCCCGCAGTTGCCTGTCGCCCAGGCTGATATCGATACCGTCCATGCGCGGACCGGGCTTCAGCGCGACGCCGCCCGGCCCGATACCGGTCACTTCGATCCTCGCGCCAGACGGCACCGCCGACGCCAGGATCGAGATTTCCGTCACCCGGTAGCCGATCCGCACCGAATAGGAGCTTACGTCGCTCCGGAAAACCGGACTGAGTTCCAGCCGCTTTTCCAGCCGCGGCGTGAACATGCCGACCAGTCCCTTGCCCAGGCTTTCCAGGCCCTTCTCCAAGCCGCCGCTGAAATCCGCCCGCGCGGTTCGGAAGGGTGCACCCTCCCATACCTCCAGCGCGCTCAGACCCGTCTGGTTCGGCGGGGGTTTTTCCTGCGCCGACGCCAACGCGAGCCAGAGCATCGCGGCCGTAACCGCAAGGACCAACGTCCGCAACGCCAAATGTCGGAGCCCCGAGCCGCTCGGCTGCTGCAATCTCCTGCTCATGCCTGGCCTCGTCTCACCACTGTCACGGAACCGTCCCCGTGCCCAAACCGCAATATGGGCCTCGTACTCCCGTCATCGGCCGGGAGGGCGCACCCCTTTGCGGGCGCCCGCCGCTGCGCCGCTTTTCCCGTCTCTCGGCAATTATTGGAGGGAAGTGTCGAAGTCAACCGAGTGCAGGAACGGCCGCACCCGCGGGCCTGACGGTGCGCTTCGGCTCGTCGCCACCTTGACCGCGGTTTGTCTTTCCGTGAGAGTACGCCATGCGGAGGACGCTCAAGTGAAGCGGGGCAGGACGCTTTCTTCCACTCTTGCGTGAGTTTGTCGCATGCACGATCCCATTCAGGCCATCTCCCGTTATCTCCGGGCGCCCGAAGAACCCATTCGTTGCGCGGCCGCCCGCGCCCTCGGCGCCTCGGGCGACGAGGAGGCGGCGCCGGCCTTGGTGGAGGCGTTGGTGGACCCGGATCCGGACGTACGCGCGGATGTCATGGTGGCGCTGGCGCGCTGCGCCCGGCCGCGGGACGCCGCCGCGATCCGGCGTTCGTTGCAGGGCGACCCGGTGGGCGAGGTCAAGACGGCGGCCGTGGGGGCCTTGAGCCGGCTCCGGGACGAAGCCTCCACGGCGTTGCTGCGGGCGCTGGCGCGAGATCGATGCGCGTCCGACGTGGCGTGGGAAGAGGGTTCCTGGGACGACTGGCTCGACGTGCAGGTGGCCGCCATCGCCGCCCTCGGGGAAATGGGCGCGGAGGCCGCGGCGGATGACTTGCTCCGGGTCCGGTCCGACGAGGCCGGCCAGGAACTCGACCACGTGGTCTTCGCCGCTCTCGCGAAGATGCCGGGGCGCGGAATCGCGGCCCTCCTCGACTTCCTGAACGACGGCGACGAGCGGGTTCGGCAACGGGCTCTGGCGACGCTGGCGCGGGCCGGCCGGGAACGGCTGGCGCCGCTGCGCGACCGTCTGGTCGGCGATCCGAGCGCGGGCGTGCGCCGGCTCGCGGCGGACAACCTGGATGCCGGCGACCCGGCCTTGCCTGAAATGGCCCTGAACGACCCGGATCCTTCGGTTCGCGCGGCCGCGCTGGCGCGGGTCGTGCCCGGGCGGCCGGACATCGGGCGGCGTGCGCTTGCCGATACCGCACCGGCGGTCTGCCGCGTGGCCCTCGAAGCGCTGGCCGGGTGCTTGTCCCCGGCGGATGAGCCGGACCTCGGCGCGAAGTTGGAAACGTGGTTGCGTGACGGGGACACACCCTTGGCGGCCGCGTCCGCGCGGGTGCTGCCCAAGGTGGAGGGGGAGGACGCCCTGAGCGTGCTGCGGGAGAGGGCGACGGATGCGGAAACGGCCGTCGAGGTACGTATCGCCGCGCTCGGTTCGCTGGGAAAGATCGGTACCCGTGACGCGCTGGCCGCGTTGCGTCCGGCGGCGGCAGATCCGGTCCGGCAGGTCCGGTTGGCCGCGTTGGCGGCGGCGGCGGCGCTGACCCACGACGCATCCGAGGACGTCCGCGGCCAAGCGCGCGACTTGTTGGTCGACGCCGTGCGTGGCCGGCTGCGGGCGCCGGAGTCCCTTCACGACGAGGTTCCGGACCAGGCAGGTACCGGGGAGGGAAGCGGGCCGGTCGCCATTACGCCCGAAGGCGGCATCGTCCCCGTGGATGCGCCGGCGCCGGGCGCTGCCGCGGCCGGTTCGGACGGCGATGTCGGAGGCTTGTCCTACCCTCGCTCCACCCTCGAAGCGATTCAGGCAACGGAGACGACGGCGCCTTCCCCGGAGCTTTCGCCCTCCTCGTCGCGCGGCGGCCGGGCGCGCTCCCGCCGCGTGCCGGTGGAAGGGGCGGACGACATCGACGCCGACATCCGCCTGGTGGCGGTCCGTCTGGCGGCGGACTGCGCGGCCGAGGGGATCGACGAGTCACTGGCCGAAGCGGCCGAAGCGGCGACACCCGACCTGCGCGCGGCGGCGGTCGAGGCCGTCGCCCAACGCGCGCGGGCCATGCCCTTGCCGCCCGGCCTCCGGGCAGTCCTGATTCGGTGTCTGGGATGCGACGACGCGCGGGTGCGCTGCGCCGCGGCGCGGGCCGTGACCGGCACGGGGCACGATGCGGCTTCAAGGATCGTCCCATTGCTTGACGATACCGATGCCTCGGTGCGCGCGGCAGCGGTGACGGCTGTTGCCGGGGTCCATCGCGAGGCGGTCATGCGCGCCCTCGGCGACCCTTCGCGGCTGGTCCGCCGAGCCGCCGCGGACGCCATGGCGGCGGGTCATGACAGCGGCGCGCTCGAAGCTGGTTTGAGGAAGCTCGTGGACGGCGGCTGGAGCGACAGCCTCACCGATACCTCCCGGCGGCACCCCGAGGCGCGACAGCTCCTGCTCCGAATGGTGGCCGCCGGCGAGGTCGCGGGGCAGGCGCTGCTGGTGATCCTGGAGGCCTTGGCCGGTGACGGGGTGTAGAAGCCCGTCTCACTTTCCGGACGGCTCGCGGGCGGCCGCACGGTCGCCGGTGAGGAGCCGTCGGTCTCCGTCCTTCTCGAAATGGTAGCGGTGACACGTCAGACAGCGGGCCAGCCCGGTCTTCTCCCGGTGACAGGTGGCGCAGTCGGCGGGTGACACGGGCGCGAACCCGGCCGCGCTTCGCCGGGACTCCTTGCTCTCCGCCACCCGGTGACAGGAAACGCATCCATTTTGGAGGACCGCCTGCCGATGGGACCGGTGCGAGAAGGTCCGCAGATGCCGGAGTGTGTCCGGCTCGATGCTCGGATCCGTTGCGCGCGCCGTGCCGGATCCCGATCCGGGAGGTTCGCCCACTCGCGCCGGCGGGACGTGGCGCGTCGCTCGGGCGAACCAGTTCAGACGCGGGACCGGTTGCGTTCCGCCACCGGAGGCGGGAGTCCCTTCCACGCGGCTGACGTGGCACTTGGCGCAGCCTGCCGACGGCGCCTCTTCGTCAGTGAGCACGGCAAACAGCGCGGCGCCGGTGTCGGTCGGGGTGGTGGACAACGTCAGCCAGCCGCGCAGGAAACGGTCCGCGTGTCCGGTGGGCCGGTAGCGCAGCGCCAGCTCGTGGTATCGCCAGCCGCCGTAGCGCAGCCATTCTTCCATGTCCTCGACGCCCTCCGGGTCGTCCAGGTCCAATTCGATGGCGCGGGTCTCCATCGTTTCGCCCTGTTGGTGCCGTTCAAGCTCGTCCGCCAACTCGGGAAACCATTGATCCGCCGCGTGGCGCACCACCTCGAATGGCAGAGAACCGGCCAGATCGGCCTTGACCGTGGAAGACGGTTGCGCTGCCTCTACGAATACCGAAGGTCCTTCCCGCACCAGGTCACGGGTCAGCTTCTTGAACGCCCAGGCCAGTTGGGCGGCGGCCCGTCTCTCTTCCTCGCCGGCATCGGCCAGATCCAGCAGGTCGGCCTCGTTGACGGTCTTCATGTCGGCGGCGTCCAGATACCCGCCGGCCTCGAGCATCAGCCGCAGGAATGCGTTGGGCTCGGCCTCGGCATCCACCGGCCAGTCGCCGATGCCGGCGTCGGCCAGCACTTCGAGGTCCAGGCCGGGCGGGGCCAGGAACTCCAGATCCGGCGAGCCCGCGACCGGGCGGGTGAGCTCGGCCTCATGGCAAGACGCGCAGGCGCTGAAGCCGTCGATGGCCATCTCGCCGGTGTGGCACGTCCCGCAGGTCGCGGGGGGCGTGGCGCCATCCTTGGCCGCGGCGGCGAAGTGCCGGCTGAAGTGGTTGCCGTGGTCGAAGGCGACCCTGGATACAGGGTGATGGGGATAGTCGGTGAAAGGAGGGTGTCCGGCGAAACCGGTGAATGCACCCGTGTGACAGACCTGGCAGCGGGCGTCGGTCATGGCGGTGGCGACGAAGTCGCGGCCCTCGTGTTCGCGGTGGCAGACGGCGCAGGCGATGGACCCCCGGGCTCCCGGGGTGTCCGACATCGCGTAGTCCGCCGGCAGCACCGCCGCCGCCAGACGCGTCGTCAGCGAAGCGCGGCGCGTCTCGGACCACGCCCGCCGGCTCTCGTCCTGGTCCGTCGCCGCCGGGTGAGCGGCCGGCGGGA is a window encoding:
- a CDS encoding c-type cytochrome, translating into MAPGILLLSALMTWAALGANTALAEPDLAAGKKVFKRCLVCHTDVAGKHKTGPTLHKVLGRPAGTAEGFRYSAAYVRAGKEGLVWSDETLSQYLRNPKKFLRGFLKDPKVKSRMTMKYFKEKDRRNVIDYMKSLDE
- a CDS encoding arsenate reductase (azurin) large subunit — translated: MATPYHIPEQNVPLPPPDAEVISTACDYCVVACGYKVYRWPVRRGKNGGPGADDNAFGLDFPVEPLGPWVVADQHNIVLHEGRPHHVVIVPDKDTDFVNYQGDSSVRGGLIAQKVYNPDKPTRDRLRSPLVRIFGVLMPVTWDFALDVAAQVGNYVLAKHGTNAYAVKTFSYGYLENTYAITKYALRNVRTANFTFHDTPSDVTSTPGFRDAGFDNFGPSYEDWRDAEVLLMCGTDPYETKTILFTDWIMPGIQNGQKAIFMLPRRTAGVAYAESQGGLYIDIQPGTDLPVLMAIARVIVENGWEDREWIRDWVNSKWESSSGFGQGTRNTPWQWRTTWGMFQTDGFEDWKKWLLAQDYAVPEKAAAIADIDVRKIYTAAEWMAKPRADGSRPKTSIMIEKGCYWSNNTGNTNAIASLGIVCGAGGRPGQVVGRAGGHQRGGLRGGSYPRNKSPEKLPGRRRRALDTDRYLMSGHTRLAHVIGNTWVQGMCGTQSLQEKFDELTTRNPHQVRSFDREEVVETLKRRVDSGGMAVWDQDIYLVDPIGARYADIVFPAAGWGEETFTRANGERRIRLYPKFYDAPGEARPDWWIIAQLARKMGFEGFDWEDSNQVLEEGARFSRGSRKDFFAVKVAAQREGKTLHDKLREFGNNGIQGPVLMRADGTLEETKRLHDVNRVLPDDGPAGATVFNKKLTHFNTQTGKLNLQKAPWELFSGYWEWMKPREGEIWITSGRINERWQSGYDDRRRPYIEQRWPENWIELHPDDARARGLESGDYATVYSDRIPVQKETILGVEADDFDFTALLRNGYIELTRGAITAVVIVTPAIKKGVGFMDFLQTSQPANALSGRVVDWVSGNYNYKMGVGRLRRLGESPYKRQFRSMSFARRDMI
- a CDS encoding arsenate reductase (azurin) small subunit, which gives rise to MTISCRKPAETSGDPERHDSTPCLVSRRSFLLWSGITTAVIMVGIPGRPEAQTPAVVSTYPRKLIGKLSSLELDEPVDFEYPDEGDYAESILVKLGTPAGGGIGPRRDVVAFNYTCTHQGGPLQGTYRGGDKALGPCPLHLTTFDLTRHGIFISGQAYQSLPQVLLELDGDDIYAVGMFGLIYGRSDNLQS
- a CDS encoding c-type cytochrome, producing MLAVAAPAGAVRPPGLEPLGPPPVPADNPMSAEKVELGKLLFFDPILSGNYAMPCAVCHFPEAGWSVPEAVSTGYPGTIHWRNSQTIINAAYYGKLFWAGSSKSLESQARSAARGAVAGNGEDDMMEARLAFVPEYRRRFKEVFGDDWPNIRHAYMAIAAFQRTLVQTATPFDRYMRGDDAALNAPQKRGLALFAGKANCIACHHGSLLTDEKYHNVGVPPYKGWEDDAVAQITFRFELYAKGVTEAMYRKTKDDPGLYFRTKEKKHLGKFRTPSLRYTRYTAPYMHNGMLETLRDVVEFYNGGGGENEFAATKSPLIRPLGLTDAEKDDLVAFLESLSGEEILMETPDIPVMEPLPPPGGTGS
- a CDS encoding DUF3365 domain-containing protein yields the protein MADALFAVLSSDRTVYANEVVYRLQDVDEVLKASEHWERDKVLPLPAQMFKMGAGLAAKTTDAFDYALLSKWPINKNSKPRTEVERTGLDRVAENASRPFYGGETRDGREYLIAVYADVAVSPSCVTCHNAHKNSPRTDFKLGDVMGGIVVRIPLP
- a CDS encoding c-type cytochrome — encoded protein: MTFALVLATLLCSAAVVNAAAEGGKDVAAARGELGKRLFYDERLSGDVNFACATCHQPDKAFSDGKPLSAAYTGAAHFRNTPTLANVGGRAAWMHDGRLGTNLNDVIREMITETYLMNMDMRLMQERLKQDPVYVKMFRAAGLGEPSNGGARRALAVFLGTLVSHGAPVDTGTLSAAARRGQALFQGRAGCAACHSGARYTDDKPHNTGVPDNPEIWADPRRHSAFVTYAKFMGIENYMSLREDPGAYVRTHRPEDRRGFLTPTLRELEWTAPYMHNGVFQSLEEVVDFYDAGGGDDPLKDRRLKPLGLTADEKADLVAFLRALSGRTFNTDEFVWRVDDYDYEPVRDWRKAPN